GTTTATGGCATCCATACCTTTGTGCAAAGCCGTTGGAATCCCTGTGACCAAGGTTATATAGATTACCAGCTAGACCGCGCCCGTGAGCTCATGGGCGCGGGCAGTTATGTCACACAGTTATTGGACTGGATTGACCCCACCTGGCAAGGCCCTTTGGATTGCTGGAAGTATTTTGTGAACAAGGCCTATGATCGGGGGCTCATACCAGTCGTCCGACTAGCAGGAGCGAGCACCCCACAATTCTGGATCAAGCCCAAGCCTGATCCAGATGGGCGCTACGGCTCTTGGGCGCGGGCATTCAGTAAGGTAGTAGAAGGGCTGCCCAAGCGAGATGGCTACAACCTGTACGTGCAAGTCTGGAATGAACCCAATCTTAACTGGGAGTGGGAGGGACAAGCAAATCCTACGGAGTATGGGCGTTTCTTGGTAGACGTAGCGGCTGCTATTCGCACTCTTGGAGATCCACATGTCGTTATCCTAAACGCTCCGCTTTCTCCAGGCGGCGATTATGATTACCTGGATTACTTGAGGTCCATGCTCATCAACGTACCATCTGCATTGTGGGCATTCGATATTTGGGCCAGCCATCCCTATCCAGGAAACAGACCACCGAGTTACAATATCCATAATGGTACAGCCGGCGATAGCTGGGCAGCTGTTGATCTATATCAACGCGAGTTGGAAGTGCTGACCCAGTATGGCCGCAGCGGGGTTAAGGTGCTGCTTACCGAGACTGGCTACGAGCTCTACAATGCCTACGATGTACTTTATCCCCCGATTAATGAAAGCAACCGCGCAGATTATATCGTGCGCGCCTTTCGTGATTACTGGAGCCAGTGGCCCGAAGTCATTGGAGTTTGTCCTTATGAATTGGTTGATCCTCAGGGAACATGGTGGAAATGGGATTGGGTTGGCCACCGACAATTCGATGCAGTCAAGGCAATGGACAAATCGTTCTCGTCAGTGAGCAGCGTGATGCGCATTACTTTTCAAGTTACCGCGGCAAGCAGCGCTGGTACATATTACAATGACGTTTCGGTTACTGCCAGCAATGCTCCATCCCTATCGCTTACGCGCGTAGCTCCTGTTACGGTATATGTGCCTACTCCGACACGCACGCCAACCCCAACTCTAACGCGTACGCCCACTGCATCGCCAACAGCTACTGCTATAGCAACGGCAACCTGGACTCCTGCACTCACTTTTACTCCTGTTGTGACTGAAACCCCTTCTCCTTCTGCTACTATCAGCGCTACACCAACGGCCAGCGCAACCTCGACAGAGATACCTACAGCAACCTTTGTGCCAACGAATACCCCTTCTTTGACGCCAGTCTCAACGGAAACTGCTGCACCGTCTCCATCCCCTAGTGCAACGATGTCACAACTGCCCACAACAACGGTTACACTTTCTCCAAGTCCCACCGCGACGGAGACGTTTACTGTAACTCCTACGCCAACTTCGTGCCCGGACCTAATTCACAACGGTGGCTTTGAGCAAACCGGGGCTTGGCAAATCGGAGCCTCAGCTCATCCAGCAGCCTATACAACAGTTCGCGCGTACAGTGGTCAGCGCTCGATGCGTCTAGGCATTGATTCGGGAAATAATATCTACAGTTGGTCTACAGTCGCACAGCAAATCACCATTCCAGCCGATGCCAGCACGGTGTGGCTGTCTTACTGGTATTACCCACAATCAACAGATACCAGCGGTGATTTCGGTTACATTTCCATCTACCATGTGTCCTCGAACATCGAACTGCAACGGCTGCGCAACATCCGTGAGAACTCTCAAGTTTGGACATATTCCAAGCATTCGTTGGATGCCTTCAAAGGCATGACGGTGCGTGTACTGTTTGGCGTGTACAACGATGGGTTAGCGGGTTTAACAACGGTATATGTGGACGATGTGGCGGTGCTTGCCTGTGGCGCGATGCTCACCCCCACTGCCAGCCCTACCGCATCTCCCACGCTTTCGCCAACACGAACAGCTTCCTATACCCCAACACCTACGAGCACAGTGTCGCCAACCATGACCTGTACGGCCACACCTACCCGTTCACCCACAATAACCGTTTCTCCCACCGCGACTCCAACCCCAACTACCGTGCCGTCCCCGAGTGCAACGGCAAGCCCCACGGGCGGATGTACAGACTTGATCATCAACGGTAGCTTTGAGTGGGATGATGAAGCTTGGTATATCCCGAATACTGCGTACCCCGCTGGCTATACCACGGCTCGTGCTTACCGTGGTTGGCGCTCGATGCGCCTGGGGATCGAGTCATTGAGCAACAACCGCTACAGCTACTCGACCACTAGGCAAAATGTCTATGTGCCAGCGAATGCGTCAGACCCCACCTTGACCTTTTGGTATTATCCCGTCTCTGGAGATACGGAACGCGATTTGCAATATGTGCGTGTCGAAGCCGGAGATAGAGCAGAATGGGTGCTTTATGCGCGCTCCAATGCGCAGTCTTGGATTTACAAGCGCTATTCTCTGAATAATTTCAAAGGCTACGATATACGCATTTACTTTGGTGTCTTCAACGACGGAACGGGTGGTGTAACTGCCATGTACGTGGACGATGTTTCACTGCTAGTTTGCGGATTGCAGCCCACGCCTTCCAGACGTCTATTCTTGCCTGTGATTCTTCATGGTGTTGGGGAGAAAGTACAGTCTCAGAGCGCTTATGAGTTGCAAGGTATTATATCATCAACTCCAATTTCTATGCCCGCTGTACACACGCTGTGGCAAACAGATGAACCTCACGTGTCTCCTGATTTCATCCACAGCATAGCGCTCAACCCGGCAAATGGCTTGCTTTATATGACAGCGGGCAAGGCAATTTGGGGCATCGAAACTCGCAGCAATCAGGTCATTGCTTATATTCCGCTGCCAAGTGCACCCTATGGATTGGCTGTTGATACGACCAACAACTATGTCTATGCTGCCCTACAGCAGATGGATGCCCTGGCCGTGGTTGATGGTGCGCAGCATCAGTTGCTGAAAATTGTGCAGGGCATTCCTGGTGCCAGTGGTGTGGCTATAGGAGAAGATTATATCTATGTGACGGCTACCCGCAGCGATGAACTAATTGTTGTAGATAGACAAAATTGTGCTATAATAATGCGTGTGCCTGTTGGCGATGCACCGTACGCAGTGTTGTATGATCCTGGTCTGCACCGAATCTACGTCGCTAATGCTGGTGAGGACACAGTGTCCATGATGGATGAGCGCAGCTGGACACTCGTGAACTCAGTGAAGCTGGGCGGACTGGGGCATCCACATGGTCTCGCCCTTGACCCAGTTCGTGATCGCCTCTACGTGACCTATGCCCTATCGCCCAAACATCGGGCTATTGCTGTTGTGGACACTCTTTCGGGGCAGATCATCTCGATCCGGCGAGGCAGCAAAGATGAACCTCTCCTGGGGGTCTATGGCATAGCAGTTGATCCATTGCGGGGTCTGTTGTACGCCGCGACGGTTGACGAACTTTTGGTGATGGTGGGTGAAACTTTGCATACCGTGCAAAGGACATCAGGTGTTGGACCTGTTTATGCCTTTGGTCTGGCAATTGATCCCGTGACAGAGCGCGTCTACATCGCCGATGGGCAGCATGGAAGGATTGCTGTTGTACCATAAAGTTAGTATTGGGTGTTCGTGATATTGGGATTGAAATCATGGGCGTTATTGATGAAATCAAGGAACGTCTGGATATTGTGGATGTCATCTCCAGTTATGTACCACTGAAAAAAGCGGGCCGTAACTACAAGGCCCTTTGCCCTTTCCATAGCGAGAAGACGCCATCTTTTGTTGTCTTTCCCGATACCCAGTCCTGGCATTGCTTTGGCGCTTGCAATACAGGGGGAGATGTTTTCAGTTTCATCATGCGCCGCGAGAATATGGAGTTTGGCGAAGCATTACGCTTGCTTGCTGAACGCGCTGGCGTATCCCTCGAACCACGCCGCGAAGGAGAGGAAGGAACAGGGAGGCTTAAGGAGCGCCTGCGAACGATCAACCTGCTTGCTGCGGAGTACTGTCATTACCTGCTTTTGAACTCACCGGAGGGTGTGCGCGCCAGAAATTATCTGATCAAACGTGGTATTTCTGATCAGACTCGCGATATATTCCAATTGGGTTATGCGCGCGATGAATGGCAGGCTCTAGGGCAGTATTTGACCAGCAAAGGCTACTCTTGGTCAGATTTGCTAGAGGCAGGGCTGGTATTAGAGCGCAAAGAGGGCGGCTATTACGATCGTTTCCGCGGGCGGCTCATGTTCCCCATCCGCGATGTCCAAGGGCACGTCGTAGGCTTCGGAGCACGGGCACTGGACGATGCACAACCCAAGTATCTGAACTCGCCACAGACGCTTATTTTCGATAAGAGCAGTATCTTGTATGGAATAGACCAAGCAAAAACAGCCATTCGTGAGCAAGGTTATGTGGTCATTGTCGAGGGGTACATGGATGTGCTTATGGCTCATCAGCATGGCCGCAAGAACGTGGTCGCCTCGATGGGTACAGCGCTTACCGAAAAGCAAGTGCGTGTAATCAAGAAATTGACAAAAAATTTGGTTCTGGCTCTTGATGCTGACGCAGCGGGCGATCAGGCTACAATGCGAGGACTAGAGGTTGCCAAAGAAGCTTTGGATCACCGGGTGATGCCCGTGCCAACCTGGCGCGGGTTGATTCGCTATGAGGACCAATTAGACGCAGAGATACGCATCGTGGCTCTGCCGTCAGGCCGAGACCCAGATGAGGTGATCAAGGAAGACGTGACGAATTGGGATGCACTCGTTGCACAGGCTCTCCCTGTAGTGGAGTACTATCTGCAGACCATCGTATCCAAATTCGATTTGGAGTCCCCCAAAGACAAAGTGGCAGCGGCCAGGGAGGTGCTGCCACTTATCAAGGAAATCGGCAGCCCGGTGGAACGCGCCCATTACTTGCAAAAATTGGCCCGCATGTTGCGTGTAGATGAGCGCATGTTGCAGCAGGAGATGGAGAGCAAGAGACCAGCTCCTCAAGGACCTCCCACTGCAGTCGAACGGTATGGGCGACTTTCAGCACAACCTGGACTGACTTTCGGCCTGGAGCAGTACGTGCTTCTGTTGCTGCTTAGGCGACCTGAACTACTCGAGTCCATGAATGCGCTGCTCGCCAGCCTGGGAATGGAGCCATTGAGCAGCGAGGACCTGACTGA
The DNA window shown above is from Chloroflexota bacterium and carries:
- a CDS encoding DUF11 domain-containing protein, with the translated sequence MHQRWISWKYAAALLLILVLPGWGRAATGPQLALSKSATPSTVAAGGRVTYTITLTNAGNEPAEGITIRDALPDGFTYLPGTSRITVNGVTVSTTDPVISGRTLTWAKPTPGLRLPSGRNASVYGIHTFVQSRWNPCDQGYIDYQLDRARELMGAGSYVTQLLDWIDPTWQGPLDCWKYFVNKAYDRGLIPVVRLAGASTPQFWIKPKPDPDGRYGSWARAFSKVVEGLPKRDGYNLYVQVWNEPNLNWEWEGQANPTEYGRFLVDVAAAIRTLGDPHVVILNAPLSPGGDYDYLDYLRSMLINVPSALWAFDIWASHPYPGNRPPSYNIHNGTAGDSWAAVDLYQRELEVLTQYGRSGVKVLLTETGYELYNAYDVLYPPINESNRADYIVRAFRDYWSQWPEVIGVCPYELVDPQGTWWKWDWVGHRQFDAVKAMDKSFSSVSSVMRITFQVTAASSAGTYYNDVSVTASNAPSLSLTRVAPVTVYVPTPTRTPTPTLTRTPTASPTATAIATATWTPALTFTPVVTETPSPSATISATPTASATSTEIPTATFVPTNTPSLTPVSTETAAPSPSPSATMSQLPTTTVTLSPSPTATETFTVTPTPTSCPDLIHNGGFEQTGAWQIGASAHPAAYTTVRAYSGQRSMRLGIDSGNNIYSWSTVAQQITIPADASTVWLSYWYYPQSTDTSGDFGYISIYHVSSNIELQRLRNIRENSQVWTYSKHSLDAFKGMTVRVLFGVYNDGLAGLTTVYVDDVAVLACGAMLTPTASPTASPTLSPTRTASYTPTPTSTVSPTMTCTATPTRSPTITVSPTATPTPTTVPSPSATASPTGGCTDLIINGSFEWDDEAWYIPNTAYPAGYTTARAYRGWRSMRLGIESLSNNRYSYSTTRQNVYVPANASDPTLTFWYYPVSGDTERDLQYVRVEAGDRAEWVLYARSNAQSWIYKRYSLNNFKGYDIRIYFGVFNDGTGGVTAMYVDDVSLLVCGLQPTPSRRLFLPVILHGVGEKVQSQSAYELQGIISSTPISMPAVHTLWQTDEPHVSPDFIHSIALNPANGLLYMTAGKAIWGIETRSNQVIAYIPLPSAPYGLAVDTTNNYVYAALQQMDALAVVDGAQHQLLKIVQGIPGASGVAIGEDYIYVTATRSDELIVVDRQNCAIIMRVPVGDAPYAVLYDPGLHRIYVANAGEDTVSMMDERSWTLVNSVKLGGLGHPHGLALDPVRDRLYVTYALSPKHRAIAVVDTLSGQIISIRRGSKDEPLLGVYGIAVDPLRGLLYAATVDELLVMVGETLHTVQRTSGVGPVYAFGLAIDPVTERVYIADGQHGRIAVVP
- a CDS encoding DNA primase is translated as MGVIDEIKERLDIVDVISSYVPLKKAGRNYKALCPFHSEKTPSFVVFPDTQSWHCFGACNTGGDVFSFIMRRENMEFGEALRLLAERAGVSLEPRREGEEGTGRLKERLRTINLLAAEYCHYLLLNSPEGVRARNYLIKRGISDQTRDIFQLGYARDEWQALGQYLTSKGYSWSDLLEAGLVLERKEGGYYDRFRGRLMFPIRDVQGHVVGFGARALDDAQPKYLNSPQTLIFDKSSILYGIDQAKTAIREQGYVVIVEGYMDVLMAHQHGRKNVVASMGTALTEKQVRVIKKLTKNLVLALDADAAGDQATMRGLEVAKEALDHRVMPVPTWRGLIRYEDQLDAEIRIVALPSGRDPDEVIKEDVTNWDALVAQALPVVEYYLQTIVSKFDLESPKDKVAAAREVLPLIKEIGSPVERAHYLQKLARMLRVDERMLQQEMESKRPAPQGPPTAVERYGRLSAQPGLTFGLEQYVLLLLLRRPELLESMNALLASLGMEPLSSEDLTETEKRALFELISSHITQHHGLDINALRQEVEVPLREALEDTLGLMEEIAFLSDEQADRDAARCALRLRELHLLRRNEEIRYLQEDARAQGDADATREWGRKVNELTMQLVRLQKEKAVQSSLRPLRQGQLYS